The Magnetococcales bacterium genome segment CATCCGCGTGGTCGACATGAACGGCGACCACGTTTTCGCCAACTTCAACTTCAACGAAATGGGCGAGCCGGTGTTCGTGGATGGGACCAGTGATTGAGGGGAGCGGAATTTCGGAGAAAGGATGCTTGAGAAAGTCGCAAGAGGCTCCGAATCCGCCTGGGGTATCAGGAATCTTTTGACTTTCAATATGTTGTCTTCTAAGTATCAAAAAAAGGAAATGTTCTGTCCTTTGACTTTGCAGTTATCATTCGTCGAGATTGTCTTGTCCCGCATTTTCGCGGTTGGCTCATCCCCATCATTGTGGAATCAATACAATAATCCAGCGATTCCAGTCTTATCCTGGATCAAGTCAATCGTTTTGCAAGGACTCACAACCGCTCATACAGCCTCTTCCCTTCCCTCAGGGCGTGCCAGACCACATGGTCGAAGACCTCTCCCAGGCGGGTGAACTCCTCTTCCGAAAAGACGAGGATGTCCTTGGCCACGCGAAAGCGGGAGAGGACTTTCCAGAGGCGGGTGGCTTCGGCGCGGCGGCTGTGGTGGGGGCCGAAGGGGGTCTCTTCCAC includes the following:
- a CDS encoding nucleotidyltransferase domain-containing protein, whose product is MKIDEFLLQEMVREIVREVDPTRILLFGSRSTNTHRADSDIDLLIVEETPFGPHHSRRAEATRLWKVLSRFRVAKDILVFSEEEFTRLGEVFDHVVWHALREGKRLYERL